A genomic stretch from Centroberyx gerrardi isolate f3 chromosome 10, fCenGer3.hap1.cur.20231027, whole genome shotgun sequence includes:
- the ifngr2 gene encoding interferon gamma receptor 2 → MALAMLYVLLWIHLVGQAVLCEDLPPPRDVHVDPLLRWTPAPEHSNVTYTAQYRRFDTRGWRDVPACVQTELTSCDVTSVKAKAEYGCVELRVRAEKHNLTSGPVDACSDQGGPCSPAVRLSARPGRLTVHLSRNHSMALEYGDHAQHVVYYGREEEPLQEFERTTSSVTIGDLEEGVRYCVKVQFILFHKSLGPPSCTRCEVIPGSSTNHSMIVVAPIVAVFLFTVFLIPAIAYMLIFHLEKMKQWMQPYSMPESITRPLPENCRFSSIPTEERYEVISFTEESCVRA, encoded by the exons CAGTACTGTGTGAGGATCTGCCGCCGCCGCGGGACGTCCACGTCGACCCGTTACTGAGATGGACTCCGGCACCTGAGCACAGTAACGTCACTTACACCGCTCAGTACCGCAG GTTTGACACCCGTGGGTGGCGGGACGTGCCGGCCTGCGTCCAGACTGAGCTCACTTCCTGTGATGTCACGTCCGTCAAGGCGAAGGCGGAGTACGGCTGCGTGGAGCTGCGCGTCCGAGCAGAGAAACACAACCTGACCTCCGGACCGGTCGACGCCTGTAGCGACCAGG GTGGTCCCTGCAGCCCCGCGGTCCGGCTGAGCGCGCGGCCGGGGCGCCTGACCGTCCACCTGAGCAGAAACCACAGCATGGCTCTGGAATACGGAGACCACGCTCAGCATGTGGTTTACTACGGCAGGGAGGAGGAGCCGCTGCAG GAATTTGAACGCACCACTTCATCAGTGACTATTGGAGATCTGGAGGAGGGGGTGCGCTACTGTGTGAAGGTGCAGTTCATCTTGTTCCATAAGTCGCTCGGACCGCCCAGCTGCACGCGGTGTGAGGTCATACCCGGGTCAA GCACAAACCACAGTATGATAGTAGTAGCCCCCATTGTGGCAGTGTTTCTCTTCACGGTATTTCTGATACCGGCCATCGCCTACATGCTCATCTTCCACCTGGAGAAAATGAAACAGTGGATGCAGCCATATTCGATGCCAGAG tCTATCACTCGGCCTCTTCCTGAGAACTGCCGCTTCAGCAGCATCCCCACCGAGGAGCGCTACGAGGTCATATCCTTCACAGAAGAGTCGTGCGTGAGAGCGTGA